The Arachis hypogaea cultivar Tifrunner chromosome 14, arahy.Tifrunner.gnm2.J5K5, whole genome shotgun sequence DNA window TCAAATGTGGAAAGTTGCCCACTTTCTGGTATTGGACCTGAGAGATTGTTGAAAGACACATTGAAGAAATCCAAGAAGGTTAGCCCTGTGAGTTGTTGAGGAATATTCCCTGACAAGTTATTGAGAGAAAGGTCCAGCACTTCAAGATTTGAAAGCTTTCCGAAGGAAGATGGGATGCTGCCAGTAAACATGTTATTGGACAAGTTGAGCACAACAAGACCATTCAAACTTCCCATGGTATCTGGAATCTCACCATAAATTTTGTTACATGAAAGATCAACGGCTACCATGTGATGAAGGTATTGAACCCCAAGATaatccatgacaactcctttgttGGACATTGAAAATGAAAGCAACTCAATATCAATCAAAGAATGTTGCAAATAATAAACGTCGTCTTTGAAATGTGCTGGATCACTTGTGTTGGAAAGTGTCATCGATCTGAAATTCTTGATTATTTCTGATGACAAATTTCCAGAAAAATCATTCTGAGAAAGATCAATGATTTGAAGTTTCAAAAATGTACAATTTGATGGGCACTTAATAGCTCCATGAAATTTATTGTTACGTAAAGAAATAACCTTCAGTTTAGGAAGAGATTGTAACCAGAAAGGaaatgaatcattcaaatggttatggctCACATCAAGAAGCTCTAGCATTCTACAGTTGACTAATGATCTTGGTAATTGACCATACAAATTGTTAGAGCTGAAATCAATGAACTGAAGGGCATTTCTTTTAGAATAAGTTTGAGGAATATTGCCAATCAATTTGTTTCCTGCAAGCCTCAAAAAGCGAAGAGATTGGCTAAAACTTCCCAAACATGATGGAATCATGCCAACTAAATTGTTGGAAGATAAATCAAGATGCACCAAGGATTGCAGATTGCATATCAAGGGGGATATTTCTGCTATCAATAGATTGTTGAAAATCTCCAACCTCTGAAGAGTTGTTTTATTCCATATCCAACTGGGTATTGTCTTTATGCTATTGTATGATATGGAAAGATCAGTCAACTCTTGCAAGTGTTGTATAAAATTGGGAAAATGAACCAAATTGCATGAACTTAATTCTAAAtattgaatttgagaaggaatggTTACATTCGAAGTGTTCTTCCCTTCAAGAAAAAACAATTTATTACCTCCCCCAAAACCAAGTACAGTCAGCTTTTTGAGTTTTGAAAGCATATCAAGCTCGATCTGTCCTTCCAATATATTATTAGCTAGTTCGAGAACTGTAAGATTTTCTAAc harbors:
- the LOC112744450 gene encoding receptor like protein 27-like isoform X1 → MFLKLKMLNGLHLSGNKLSLFSQNRYVNLTILPPIQRLELSGCNLAGEVPTWIMNLTTLSHLDLSRNNLQGEIPYFFFRLENLTVLELANNILEGQIELDMLSKLKKLTVLGFGGGNKLFFLEGKNTSNVTIPSQIQYLELSSCNLVHFPNFIQHLQELTDLSISYNSIKTIPSWIWNKTTLQRLEIFNNLLIAEISPLICNLQSLVHLDLSSNNLVGMIPSCLGSFSQSLRFLRLAGNKLIGNIPQTYSKRNALQFIDFSSNNLYGQLPRSLVNCRMLELLDVSHNHLNDSFPFWLQSLPKLKVISLRNNKFHGAIKCPSNCTFLKLQIIDLSQNDFSGNLSSEIIKNFRSMTLSNTSDPAHFKDDVYYLQHSLIDIELLSFSMSNKGVVMDYLGVQYLHHMVAVDLSCNKIYGEIPDTMGSLNGLVVLNLSNNMFTGSIPSSFGKLSNLEVLDLSLNNLSGNIPQQLTGLTFLDFFNVSFNNLSGPIPESGQLSTFDDNSFKGNNDLCGIQLVKKCKDHSMPPLPTPEGNQDFESGSFFKSNWMVILIGYGGGLLAGLALGNAFAVDVYRLLKRIF
- the LOC112744450 gene encoding receptor-like protein 53 isoform X2, which encodes MFLKLKMLNGLHLSGNKLSLFSQNRYVNLTILPPIQRLELSGCNLAGEVPTWIMNLTTLSHLDLSRNNLQGEIPYFFFRLENLTVLELANNILEGQIELDMLSKLKKLTVLGFGGGNKLFFLEGKNTSNVTIPSQIQYLELSSCNLVHFPNFIQHLQELTDLSISYNSIKTIPSWIWNKTTLQRLEIFNNLLIAEISPLICNLQSLVHLDLSSNNLVGMIPSCLGSFSQSLRFLRLAGNKLIGNIPQTYSKRNALQFIDFSSNNLYGQLPRSLVNCRMLELLDVSHNHLNDSFPFWLQSLPKLKVISLRNNKFHGAIKCPSNCTFLKLQIIDLSQNDFSGNLSSEIIKNFRSMTLSNTSDPAHFKDDVYYLQHSLIDIELLSFSMSNKGVVMDYLGVQYLHHMVAVDLSCNKIYASHLPSESFQILKCWTFLSITCQGIFLNNSQG